The Caulobacter sp. FWC26 genome contains a region encoding:
- a CDS encoding pentapeptide repeat-containing protein translates to MNAAQSVAGRRRLSQAELDMIVTAHEKFVTGKQGGKRASLRFMQLSGLDLSFRNLTDADLTASVLDGCRMARTKLDRASLFGCDLRKSDMRQASLVRADLRGACLRGANLSQADLTQADFREGQIAIPHPRKGLDTLRHEARQGDVDEVNFSGATLDGSQFEGVSAFKADFSDCSLKGAKLSGANLKEANLTGAILDGADVRGTNLEGANLSGAVLAGVDTSTARTSGAHMNGALKTPSQEALAKVDELLRRCVDNQRWCQTGGKEGSAARLDGEDLRPLTDKLKGLRLTAMSAKGACMVGLDLAGAQLQGANLQNADLRAANLRGADLRGAKLAGANLTKADLRQAFLSPLPLGPERVTQSNLQAARMRYVMLQAADLSEAILDGADLRGSDLTGARVAKASFRNVDLTQVQGLDLSMPD, encoded by the coding sequence ATGAACGCCGCGCAAAGCGTGGCCGGGCGTCGTCGCCTGAGCCAAGCCGAGCTCGACATGATCGTAACGGCGCACGAGAAATTCGTTACCGGCAAGCAAGGGGGCAAGCGCGCTTCGCTCCGCTTCATGCAGTTGTCGGGCCTTGATCTGTCGTTTCGAAACCTGACCGACGCGGATCTTACCGCCTCCGTCCTGGACGGGTGCCGCATGGCGCGCACCAAGCTCGACCGGGCTAGCCTTTTCGGCTGCGACCTGCGCAAGAGCGACATGCGCCAGGCGTCCCTGGTGCGAGCCGATCTGCGCGGCGCCTGCCTGCGGGGGGCCAATCTCTCCCAAGCGGACCTGACCCAGGCCGATTTCCGTGAAGGGCAGATCGCGATTCCGCACCCGCGCAAGGGTTTGGACACGCTGCGGCACGAAGCGCGCCAGGGCGATGTCGACGAAGTCAACTTCTCCGGCGCCACCCTGGACGGGTCGCAGTTCGAAGGCGTCTCGGCTTTCAAGGCGGACTTTAGCGACTGCTCGCTCAAGGGCGCCAAGCTGTCGGGGGCGAACCTGAAGGAGGCCAACCTGACGGGCGCGATCCTGGACGGCGCCGATGTCCGGGGAACCAATCTCGAGGGGGCGAACCTTTCGGGCGCGGTGCTGGCCGGGGTCGACACATCGACCGCTCGGACCAGCGGGGCGCATATGAACGGCGCCTTGAAGACTCCCAGCCAGGAGGCCTTGGCCAAGGTCGACGAGCTGTTGCGCCGCTGCGTCGACAATCAGCGCTGGTGCCAGACCGGCGGCAAGGAAGGCTCCGCAGCGCGTCTGGACGGTGAAGACCTTCGTCCGCTGACTGACAAGCTGAAGGGTTTGCGTCTGACCGCGATGAGCGCCAAGGGCGCTTGTATGGTCGGGCTCGACTTGGCTGGCGCGCAGCTTCAGGGCGCGAACCTGCAGAACGCCGATCTGCGCGCCGCCAATCTGCGTGGGGCGGATCTGCGCGGGGCGAAACTGGCTGGCGCCAACCTGACCAAGGCCGACCTGCGACAAGCGTTCCTGTCGCCTCTGCCGCTCGGGCCGGAACGGGTCACGCAGTCGAACCTGCAAGCCGCTCGGATGCGGTACGTCATGCTTCAGGCGGCCGATCTCAGCGAGGCCATTCTGGACGGCGCTGATCTGCGCGGTTCGGACCTGACCGGCGCACGCGTGGCCAAGGCCAGCTTCCGGAACGTGGATCTCACCCAAGTCCAGGGCCTGGATCTGTCGATGCCGGATTGA
- a CDS encoding SCP2 sterol-binding domain-containing protein, which yields MATIQELTDKIKTAVGDDSGLGKSLKFDLKDAGVIHIDGGSVTNEDKPADLTMTLALDDLVAMGEGKLDPTMAVMTGKLKLSDMGVAMGLQPKMGALFAKLR from the coding sequence ATGGCCACCATCCAGGAACTCACCGACAAGATCAAAACCGCCGTTGGCGACGACAGCGGCCTGGGCAAGTCCCTGAAGTTCGACCTGAAGGACGCCGGTGTCATCCACATCGACGGCGGTTCGGTCACCAACGAAGACAAGCCCGCCGACCTGACCATGACCCTGGCCCTGGACGACCTGGTCGCCATGGGCGAGGGCAAGCTGGACCCGACGATGGCCGTCATGACCGGCAAGCTGAAGCTGTCGGACATGGGCGTGGCCATGGGCCTGCAGCCCAAGATGGGCGCGCTGTTCGCCAAGCTCCGCTAA
- a CDS encoding class I SAM-dependent methyltransferase → MPLRRQVLLLAAAFTLSAPAAFAATDAALKAAIASPTRPAADVARDGARHPYESLIFWGLKPKQTVIEVSPGGGYWTEILAPYAKATGGTYIAGVADLANPKLSEGARKGRADFEARFADAAKYGKPQFANFGPVSGPLGAPGSADIVLTARNVHNWTVQPGVADKVFADFFAVLKPGGVLAVEEHRADPRSEKAAGADGYLNTATVIALAEKAGFKLDAQSEINANPKDTKDHPFGVWTLPPVKRTAPGGQPADPNFDRSKYDAIGESDRMTLRFRKPA, encoded by the coding sequence ATGCCGCTTCGTCGCCAAGTTCTCCTGCTCGCCGCCGCCTTCACCCTGTCCGCGCCTGCCGCCTTCGCCGCGACCGACGCCGCCCTGAAGGCTGCGATCGCGTCGCCGACCCGCCCCGCCGCCGACGTCGCTCGCGATGGCGCCCGCCATCCCTATGAGAGCCTGATCTTCTGGGGTCTGAAGCCCAAGCAGACCGTGATCGAGGTTTCGCCGGGTGGCGGCTACTGGACCGAGATCCTGGCGCCCTACGCCAAGGCCACCGGCGGGACCTACATCGCCGGCGTCGCCGACTTGGCTAACCCGAAGCTGTCAGAAGGCGCGCGCAAGGGCCGCGCCGACTTCGAAGCGCGCTTCGCGGACGCAGCCAAGTACGGCAAGCCGCAGTTCGCCAACTTCGGCCCGGTGTCGGGTCCGCTGGGCGCGCCAGGCTCGGCTGACATCGTGCTGACCGCGCGCAACGTCCATAACTGGACGGTGCAGCCGGGTGTCGCCGACAAGGTGTTCGCCGACTTCTTCGCGGTCTTGAAGCCGGGCGGCGTGCTGGCGGTCGAGGAACACCGCGCTGATCCGCGTTCGGAGAAGGCCGCCGGCGCTGACGGCTACCTCAACACCGCGACGGTGATCGCTCTGGCCGAGAAGGCCGGCTTCAAGCTGGACGCGCAGTCCGAGATCAACGCCAATCCCAAGGACACCAAGGATCACCCGTTTGGCGTCTGGACGCTGCCGCCGGTCAAGCGCACCGCCCCGGGCGGCCAGCCCGCAGATCCTAACTTCGACCGCAGCAAGTACGACGCGATCGGCGAAAGCGATCGAATGACCCTGCGCTTCCGCAAGCCGGCCTGA
- a CDS encoding helix-turn-helix domain-containing protein: MASMGNDIDVHLGKRLRRRRRLLGLTQQQLAGTVGVRFQQIQKYECGANRISAARLWQLSEALEVPVGYFYDGLSDTRRETTGESAEGGEMFARKETLDLIRAYYLLGERPRRRLLDLAKSLNGGAEHADA; this comes from the coding sequence ATGGCTTCCATGGGCAATGACATCGACGTTCATCTCGGTAAGCGACTGCGTCGCCGCCGTCGTCTGCTGGGTCTGACCCAGCAGCAGCTGGCCGGCACGGTCGGCGTGCGTTTCCAGCAAATCCAAAAGTACGAGTGCGGCGCCAACCGCATTTCAGCCGCGCGGCTGTGGCAACTGTCAGAGGCCCTGGAGGTGCCGGTCGGCTACTTCTACGATGGCCTGTCTGACACGCGACGCGAGACGACCGGCGAATCGGCGGAAGGCGGCGAGATGTTCGCGCGCAAGGAAACGCTGGACCTGATCCGGGCCTACTACCTGCTGGGCGAGCGTCCGCGCCGTCGCCTGCTCGATCTGGCCAAGTCGCTGAACGGCGGCGCAGAACACGCCGACGCTTAA
- the hisN gene encoding histidinol-phosphatase, whose protein sequence is MTLSADRLAALDAFILDLNRASAEVILPLFRADHGLEDKGAGKNLPRDTHAAFDPVTEADRGAEAAIRKLISEHYPEHGVIGEEYGEDRPDAEFVWVLDPIDGTRAFISGLPLWTTLIGLRHQGRPVLGSIGQPFIDEVFVGHAGGSRLVAGGQQRAIRVRECANINDAVIATTDPDACFDGAERGAWLQVRAAAKLARLGCDAYAYAMVAMGKMDMVIEAGLKSWDIEAAIPVVEGAGGMVTNWRGEPVGPNGGQMVISGDRRPLDEALVSLKRSAK, encoded by the coding sequence ATGACGCTCTCCGCTGACCGGCTCGCCGCGCTCGACGCCTTCATTCTCGACCTCAATCGGGCTTCCGCAGAGGTCATTCTGCCGCTGTTCCGGGCCGACCATGGCCTGGAGGACAAGGGGGCGGGCAAGAACCTGCCGCGCGACACCCACGCCGCCTTCGATCCGGTCACCGAGGCTGATCGCGGCGCCGAGGCGGCGATCCGCAAGCTGATCTCGGAACACTATCCAGAACACGGCGTGATCGGCGAGGAGTACGGCGAGGACCGGCCCGACGCCGAGTTCGTCTGGGTGCTTGACCCCATCGACGGCACGCGCGCCTTTATCTCCGGCCTGCCGCTGTGGACCACCCTGATCGGCCTGCGCCATCAGGGACGCCCCGTGCTGGGCTCGATCGGTCAGCCGTTCATCGATGAGGTCTTCGTCGGCCACGCAGGCGGCTCGCGCCTTGTCGCGGGCGGTCAGCAGCGCGCGATCCGCGTTCGCGAGTGCGCCAACATCAATGACGCCGTCATCGCCACCACCGATCCGGACGCCTGCTTCGACGGAGCCGAGCGTGGCGCCTGGCTGCAGGTCCGCGCCGCTGCAAAGCTGGCGCGCCTGGGCTGCGACGCCTACGCCTACGCCATGGTGGCCATGGGCAAGATGGACATGGTCATCGAGGCCGGCCTGAAATCCTGGGACATTGAGGCCGCCATCCCGGTCGTCGAGGGCGCCGGCGGCATGGTCACCAACTGGCGTGGCGAGCCCGTGGGTCCCAACGGCGGCCAGATGGTCATCTCCGGCGACCGCCGTCCGCTGGACGAGGCGCTGGTCAGTCTGAAACGTTCGGCGAAATAA
- a CDS encoding alpha/beta fold hydrolase — MAGPAPLVSIPEAPVPDSGKAEWFRGADGATLRAATFFPDGPARGTVVLSPGRSEPLEKYFEVVDDLLARGFAVLLHDWRGQGLSARALPDRLKGHARGFRTFVADHTALLDAFETRMPKPWIAVSHSMGGCLTMLALAHGETRFAAAVLSAPMLGLNTAGVPPWLARPLAFVMSRIGLAGEYVQAPYDPLTQTFQGDGLTHDEPRYNRYQVQLRAHPEIALGGMTWGWADFAISACAWLRGSKSVEAIAVPVTILGAELDNRVLNADSMAIARRLPKGRYIEVPGAFHEILVETDARRAVFWRAFDETVDPLAPREPLISPNVSD; from the coding sequence ATGGCGGGACCGGCGCCTCTGGTCTCGATTCCCGAGGCCCCGGTTCCCGACAGCGGCAAGGCCGAATGGTTCCGCGGCGCGGATGGGGCGACCCTCCGCGCCGCGACGTTTTTCCCGGACGGTCCCGCGCGTGGGACGGTGGTGCTGAGCCCCGGACGCAGCGAGCCGCTGGAGAAGTATTTCGAGGTCGTCGACGACCTCCTGGCGCGTGGCTTCGCCGTACTGCTGCATGACTGGCGAGGGCAGGGGCTGTCGGCGCGCGCCTTGCCGGATCGCCTCAAGGGCCACGCCCGAGGCTTCAGGACGTTCGTTGCCGACCACACGGCGCTGCTCGACGCGTTCGAGACGCGGATGCCCAAGCCTTGGATCGCCGTCAGCCACTCCATGGGCGGGTGCCTGACCATGCTGGCCCTGGCCCATGGTGAGACACGTTTCGCGGCTGCGGTCCTGTCCGCGCCGATGCTGGGTCTCAACACGGCCGGAGTTCCGCCCTGGCTGGCCCGGCCGTTGGCCTTCGTCATGTCGCGGATCGGGCTTGCGGGCGAGTACGTGCAGGCCCCTTACGATCCGCTGACTCAGACCTTTCAGGGCGACGGCCTGACCCATGATGAGCCACGCTACAATCGTTATCAGGTCCAACTGCGCGCCCATCCCGAGATCGCGCTGGGCGGGATGACCTGGGGCTGGGCCGACTTCGCCATCTCCGCTTGCGCCTGGCTGCGGGGGAGCAAGTCGGTCGAGGCGATCGCCGTTCCGGTGACGATCCTGGGGGCCGAACTCGACAACCGTGTGCTGAATGCAGACTCAATGGCGATTGCGCGACGCCTTCCCAAGGGGCGCTACATCGAGGTCCCCGGCGCTTTTCACGAGATCCTGGTTGAGACCGACGCTCGCCGTGCGGTGTTCTGGAGGGCGTTCGACGAGACGGTGGATCCGCTCGCCCCGCGCGAGCCGCTTATTTCGCCGAACGTTTCAGACTGA
- a CDS encoding class I SAM-dependent methyltransferase: MMVPVQLWSRRSLVAGVGALALASCGKKEDPAKAEAKAAAKAGPNTIEAAVAGGWRLPADRARDVWRHPVESLKFWELKPGQTVVEFWPGAGWYTDILAPFLADTRGKLYEAMLETTGPADPAAAEIVEGFQRKLAEKKKVYGEVAFTAFGPTSGPVAPAGSADLVLFLRNLHNWMAGGIAEKAFKDALSALKPGGILGIEEHRGQPGRVQDVLAEDGYVQQDYVIQMAKEAGFVLAGTSEINANPKDTKDHPFGVWTLPPTRLSTPRGEPAEPGFDHAKYDAIGESDRMTLKFVKPK; encoded by the coding sequence ATGATGGTTCCAGTTCAACTCTGGTCGCGGCGAAGCTTGGTCGCCGGCGTCGGCGCTTTGGCCTTGGCGTCGTGTGGAAAAAAGGAAGACCCGGCGAAGGCGGAGGCCAAGGCCGCCGCCAAGGCGGGTCCGAACACGATCGAGGCCGCAGTGGCGGGTGGCTGGCGCCTCCCCGCCGATCGCGCGCGCGACGTGTGGCGCCACCCGGTTGAGAGCCTGAAGTTCTGGGAGCTCAAGCCTGGCCAGACCGTGGTGGAGTTCTGGCCGGGCGCGGGTTGGTACACGGACATTCTGGCGCCGTTCCTGGCCGACACGCGCGGCAAGCTCTACGAGGCCATGCTGGAGACAACCGGTCCCGCTGACCCCGCGGCTGCGGAGATTGTCGAGGGTTTTCAGCGCAAGCTGGCCGAGAAAAAGAAGGTGTATGGCGAGGTCGCGTTTACGGCCTTCGGCCCCACCAGCGGGCCCGTGGCTCCAGCCGGCAGCGCCGATCTGGTGCTTTTCCTCCGCAATCTCCACAACTGGATGGCGGGCGGAATCGCTGAGAAGGCCTTCAAGGACGCGCTGTCGGCGCTGAAGCCGGGCGGAATTCTCGGGATCGAGGAACATCGCGGCCAGCCGGGACGGGTTCAGGACGTGCTGGCTGAGGATGGCTATGTCCAGCAGGACTATGTGATCCAGATGGCCAAGGAGGCCGGGTTCGTCCTGGCCGGGACCAGTGAAATCAACGCCAATCCCAAGGACACCAAGGACCACCCCTTCGGGGTCTGGACCCTGCCGCCCACGCGCCTGTCTACGCCGCGCGGCGAACCGGCCGAGCCGGGGTTCGATCATGCCAAGTACGACGCGATCGGGGAGAGCGACCGCATGACTCTGAAGTTTGTGAAGCCCAAATGA
- a CDS encoding DUF2987 domain-containing protein: MIRPLAATALSLVLVSAAAPAIAREKSVPADKVFVYLDRFLKVPAQERSRMRLGYVLRSDGKPLGGVKVVLVESNGATTPLPVGPDGEFDRLPTLAQLNSKARLVFDLPADKKFGVSMGPTPVLKLAQDYDARELALTVSESNAAMRKAAGPGLSLMVPKLPGIGFVGAQGGQIVYGDGRTEALPIVGGAPVFYPEAHKGAARVKLSRTPARVAFDDGKK; the protein is encoded by the coding sequence ATGATCAGGCCGCTAGCCGCGACGGCGCTCAGCCTCGTTCTTGTGTCCGCCGCCGCGCCGGCTATCGCCCGGGAAAAGAGCGTTCCGGCCGATAAGGTCTTCGTCTATCTCGACAGGTTCCTGAAGGTGCCGGCGCAAGAGCGTAGCCGCATGCGCCTTGGGTACGTTCTGCGGAGCGACGGCAAGCCGCTGGGCGGCGTGAAGGTCGTCCTGGTCGAGAGCAATGGCGCGACGACGCCGCTGCCCGTCGGGCCTGACGGCGAGTTCGATCGCCTGCCAACGCTGGCCCAGCTGAATAGCAAGGCCAGGCTTGTTTTCGACCTGCCTGCGGACAAGAAGTTCGGGGTCAGCATGGGACCGACGCCGGTGCTCAAGCTGGCCCAGGACTATGACGCGCGTGAGCTGGCGCTGACGGTGTCGGAGTCGAACGCGGCGATGCGCAAGGCGGCCGGTCCAGGGCTGAGTCTCATGGTTCCCAAGTTGCCTGGGATTGGCTTCGTCGGCGCGCAGGGCGGTCAGATCGTCTATGGCGACGGCCGGACTGAAGCGCTTCCGATCGTCGGCGGCGCGCCGGTCTTCTATCCCGAGGCGCACAAGGGCGCCGCCCGCGTAAAGCTGTCGCGAACGCCCGCTAGGGTCGCGTTCGACGACGGCAAGAAATAA
- a CDS encoding Hsp20 family protein yields MRTIDLSPLYRSLVGFDRLADQLDAAARNEAASGYPPYNIERTGENEYRIEIAVAGFKPEELNVEVKENLLTVTGRKAANDEAKQYLHRGLAERNFERKFQLTDYLVVVDADLSNGLLSIALKRELPEALKPRTVEIKTTSASTLIEGEKAA; encoded by the coding sequence ATGCGTACGATCGACCTTTCGCCCCTGTACCGCTCGCTCGTCGGCTTTGACCGCCTCGCCGACCAGCTGGACGCCGCCGCGCGCAATGAAGCGGCCTCGGGCTACCCTCCCTACAACATCGAACGCACCGGCGAGAACGAGTACCGGATCGAGATCGCGGTAGCGGGCTTCAAGCCCGAAGAGCTGAATGTCGAGGTGAAGGAAAATCTGCTCACCGTCACCGGCCGCAAGGCGGCTAACGACGAAGCCAAGCAGTACCTCCATCGCGGCCTGGCCGAGCGCAACTTCGAGCGCAAGTTCCAGCTGACCGACTACCTGGTGGTGGTCGACGCCGATTTGTCGAACGGCCTGCTGTCTATCGCGTTGAAGCGTGAGCTGCCCGAAGCGCTCAAGCCCCGCACGGTGGAGATCAAGACGACATCCGCCTCGACCCTGATCGAGGGCGAAAAGGCCGCTTAA